A genome region from Choloepus didactylus isolate mChoDid1 chromosome 12, mChoDid1.pri, whole genome shotgun sequence includes the following:
- the MAB21L1 gene encoding putative nucleotidyltransferase MAB21L1, giving the protein MIAAQAKLVYHLNKYYNEKCQARKAAIAKTIREVCKVVSDVLKEVEVQEPRFISSLNEMDNRYEGLEVISPTEFEVVLYLNQMGVFNFVDDGSLPGCAVLKLSDGRKRSMSLWVEFITASGYLSARKIRSRFQTLVAQAVDKCSYRDVVKMVADTSEVKLRIRDRYVVQITPAFKCTGIWPRSAAHWPLPHIPWPGPNRVAEVKAEGFNLLSKECHSLAGKQSSAESDAWVLQFAEAENRLQMGGCRKKCLSILKTLRDRHLELPGQPLNNYHMKTLVSYECEKHPRESDWDESCLGDRLNGILLQLISCLQCRRCPHYFLPNLDLFQGKPHSALENAAKQTWRLAREILTNPKSLEKL; this is encoded by the coding sequence ATGATCGCGGCCCAGGCCAAGCTGGTCTACCACCTGAACAAGTACTACAACGAGAAGTGCCAGGCCAGGAAGGCCGCCATTGCCAAGACGATCCGGGAAGTCTGCAAGGTGGTTTCCGACGTGCTCAAGGAGGTGGAGGTGCAGGAGCCCCGGTTCATCAGCTCACTCAACGAGATGGACAATCGCTACGAGGGCCTCGAGGTCATCTCGCCCACCGAGTTCGAGGTGGTGCTTTACCTGAACCAAATGGGGGTGTTCAACTTCGTGGACGACGGCTCGCTGCCCGGCTGCGCGGTACTCAAGCTGAGCGACGGGCGGAAGAGGAGCATGTCCCTCTGGGTGGAGTTTATCACGGCCTCCGGCTACCTCTCGGCGCGCAAAATCCGCTCCAGGTTTCAGACGCTGGTGGCTCAAGCGGTGGACAAATGCAGCTACAGGGACGTGGTCAAGATGGTGGCAGACACCAGCGAAGTGAAACTGAGAATCCGAGACAGGTACGTGGTGCAGATCACCCCGGCTTTTAAATGCACCGGGATCTGGCCGCGCAGCGCGGCGCACTGGCCGCTGCCCCACATCCCCTGGCCGGGCCCCAATCGCGTGGCGGAGGTGAAAGCGGAAGGCTTCAATCTCTTGTCCAAGGAGTGCCACTCGCTGGCCGGCAAGCAGAGCTCGGCCGAGAGCGACGCCTGGGTGCTGCAGTTCGCGGAAGCCGAGAACAGACTGCAGATGGGCGGCTGCAGGAAGAAATGCCTCTCCATCCTCAAAACCCTGCGGGACCGCCACCTCGAGCTGCCCGGCCAGCCCCTCAACAACTACCACATGAAGACTCTGGTGTCCTACGAGTGCGAGAAGCACCCCCGGGAGTCGGACTGGGACGAGTCCTGCCTGGGAGACCGGCTGAACGGCATCCTGCTGCAGCTCATCTCCTGCCTGCAGTGCCGGCGCTGCCCCCACTACTTCCTGCCCAACTTAGATCTGTTTCAGGGCAAGCCCCACTCGGCCCTGGAGAACGCCGCCAAGCAGACGTGGCGGCTGGCGAGGGAGATCCTGACCAACCCGAAAAGTTTGGAGAAACTTTAG